The proteins below are encoded in one region of Acidobacteriota bacterium:
- a CDS encoding efflux RND transporter periplasmic adaptor subunit codes for MPLVKVLTTGPVRGWRGVWMSLLAFAFFLPLPACQGKASGENGPQGKTSAQAESKRRAGGGRRGMGGGRPGRGPAGRKRQAARVPVILAPAGRDTMEAFLEASSTLEAEESVEVVSQATGVVVEVLAEEGDRVQAGQELARLAYEELELAEQKARTQLERLRADYARSEQLARQDLVSEEDFTRLGFDLKQAEIDWRQKALELERTRIVSPITGTITERMIRVGQLKRQNDPVYRLVDLASIVAPVFVPEKYLDQLRVGQRALLSAPALPGTRITGRVLRIAPVVDSQSGTVRVTVDPGTSARLRPGMFANVRLVLDRHEDVVVIPKKAIVYEDEQPGIFVVEAGKARRRAIEIGYQDELRAEVVSGLEAGELVVLVGQSALKDGSEVVAEDEQGRPIPFPAGDADPEATRAEEGAAP; via the coding sequence GTGCCCCTCGTGAAAGTGCTGACTACCGGTCCCGTTCGTGGCTGGAGGGGCGTCTGGATGTCCCTCCTCGCCTTCGCTTTTTTTCTGCCCCTTCCTGCCTGCCAGGGGAAGGCTTCGGGCGAGAACGGCCCCCAGGGAAAGACCTCGGCCCAGGCTGAATCCAAGCGGCGTGCGGGAGGGGGCCGGCGGGGGATGGGGGGCGGACGCCCCGGGCGCGGCCCGGCCGGCCGCAAGCGCCAGGCCGCCCGGGTGCCGGTGATCCTGGCCCCGGCGGGGCGCGACACCATGGAGGCTTTTCTCGAGGCCTCCTCGACCCTCGAGGCCGAAGAGAGCGTGGAGGTGGTCAGCCAGGCCACCGGCGTGGTGGTGGAGGTTCTCGCGGAAGAGGGCGATCGGGTCCAGGCCGGGCAGGAACTGGCCCGCCTGGCCTACGAGGAACTCGAACTGGCCGAGCAGAAGGCCCGCACCCAGCTCGAGCGGCTGCGGGCGGACTATGCCCGCTCCGAGCAGCTCGCCCGCCAGGACCTGGTCTCGGAGGAAGACTTCACCCGCCTGGGTTTCGATCTCAAACAGGCCGAAATCGACTGGAGGCAGAAAGCTCTCGAACTCGAGCGCACGCGGATCGTCTCCCCCATCACCGGGACGATCACCGAGAGGATGATCCGGGTCGGGCAGCTCAAGCGGCAGAACGACCCGGTCTACCGGTTGGTCGATCTGGCATCCATCGTCGCGCCGGTCTTTGTGCCCGAGAAATATCTCGACCAGCTCCGGGTCGGCCAGAGGGCCCTGCTCTCCGCGCCGGCCTTGCCGGGAACGCGGATCACCGGCCGGGTGCTGCGCATCGCGCCGGTGGTCGACAGCCAGTCCGGCACGGTGCGGGTGACCGTGGACCCGGGGACGTCGGCCCGCCTGCGCCCGGGGATGTTCGCCAACGTGCGGCTGGTTCTCGACCGTCACGAGGACGTGGTGGTGATTCCCAAGAAAGCCATCGTCTACGAGGACGAGCAGCCCGGCATCTTCGTCGTCGAGGCGGGCAAGGCCCGGCGCCGGGCCATCGAAATCGGTTACCAGGACGAGTTGCGGGCCGAGGTGGTCTCCGGGCTCGAGGCGGGGGAACTGGTCGTCCTGGTGGGTCAATCGGCTCTCAAGGACGGCTCGGAGGTCGTCGCCGAAGACGAGCAGGGCCGGCCGATTCCCTTCCCGGCCGGGGATGCGGATCCGGAAGCCACCCGCGCGGAGGAGGGTGCCGCCCCGTGA
- a CDS encoding efflux RND transporter permease subunit — protein MNVPKRGAEAGGGDFFQVTVNRPVAILMVTLAVVIFGLFSYRLLPLELMPDISYPSLTVRTQYEGAAPQEVEENLTRPLEEALGVVGGLTRISSISRAGLSDVTLEFTWETSMSQAWQEVTERLDTVLLPEEATKPLLLRYDPSLDPVIRLALSSEREDDHTPAGLRRQRTFAEQELRRRLELVEGVAAVRVLGGLEEQVSVDLSEEALRRTGLSIQQVAQRLRAENVNLAGGDIKEGDTQYLVRTVGEFLSLEEIADLVVARVGGREVRLGDLGTVRTGWADRKVITRLDRREAIELEIQKEADANIVAMAAAVRAALDGGDREPGLRDGLPEGWQLDLVADRSTFIEASVREVESTALLGGLLAVFVLYFFLRRADITGVIALAIPVSVAATFAPMSLGGVSLNIMSLGGLALGIGMLVDSGIVVVESIARCREEGDGIHRSVIRGTSEVGTAVVASTLTTVAVFFPMVFVEGVAGQVFTDLALTVVFALLASLLVSVFLVPALSAWLFRLQEDRASGVRVAGLFERGREVLRYRSLGPLSAPTLRGGLRWVAVGLGALPPLALLGLLLVRVGGRLSLPWPNAFRDVLMVLAVPAALAVLINAALRLRGPGGLAGRLGGALVGLVTDPLLVAVEGAWLMLAWAVALGALVVSGLGRGVGRVLKILLWPALALFDFLFGGLQRLYPRVLRASLRHRPAVLALAALALGATVWGVGRLDSELMPEVHQREFTLEVTLPVGTPVEQTLEAITPVEDWAVGDPRVDRVLLKVGADPEEGDSSPEEGEHTARMTLHVAASSLSAARAEEAVIADLRERLADLPDLEAKVTRPVLFTFRTPVEVEIEAYDLDTLRLLADSVRRELEALPQLADVKTTARVGSPEVQITYDRQALVRFGLDVREVADLVRTKIKGSSATEYRKQERRIDVVVRLQEGDRATVRQLRNLVVNPGDAVPIALSAVADIRIAAGPADIRRVGQRRVALVSANLAQGGLGGASEAIRRRLAALDWPEGTSWRLAGQVQEMQRSTRSLWMALALSIFLVYVVMAIQFESMLHPLLIMITVPLALFGVVVVLGLLAVPLSVVVFLGMIMLAGIVVNNAIVLVDYVNTLRGRGEELEEAVVRAGSVRLRPILMTTATTVLGLLPMALGLGDGAEIRMPMAVTVIAGLLSSTVLTLVVIPTAYAALESARSAR, from the coding sequence GTGAACGTCCCGAAGCGCGGAGCGGAGGCCGGCGGGGGGGATTTCTTCCAGGTCACGGTCAACCGCCCGGTGGCGATTTTGATGGTCACCCTGGCGGTGGTGATCTTCGGGCTTTTCAGCTACCGGCTGCTGCCCCTCGAGCTGATGCCGGACATCTCCTATCCGTCCCTGACCGTGCGCACCCAGTACGAGGGCGCGGCGCCCCAGGAAGTCGAGGAAAACCTCACCCGGCCCCTCGAAGAAGCGCTCGGTGTCGTGGGGGGCCTGACCCGCATCTCGAGCATCTCCCGCGCCGGCCTGTCGGACGTGACCCTGGAGTTCACCTGGGAGACCTCCATGAGCCAGGCCTGGCAGGAGGTCACCGAGCGGCTGGACACGGTGCTGCTGCCCGAGGAGGCCACCAAGCCCCTGCTGCTGCGCTACGACCCTTCCCTCGACCCGGTGATCCGCCTGGCCCTCAGTTCGGAGCGCGAGGACGACCACACCCCGGCCGGTTTGCGGCGGCAACGGACCTTCGCCGAGCAGGAGCTGCGCCGCCGGCTGGAGCTGGTCGAAGGTGTGGCGGCGGTGCGGGTACTGGGCGGTCTCGAAGAGCAGGTCTCGGTGGATCTCTCCGAAGAGGCCCTGCGCCGCACGGGTCTGTCGATCCAACAGGTGGCCCAGCGCCTGCGGGCCGAGAACGTCAACCTGGCCGGGGGCGACATCAAGGAGGGGGACACCCAGTACCTGGTGCGCACGGTCGGCGAGTTTCTCTCCCTCGAGGAGATCGCCGACCTGGTGGTGGCCCGGGTGGGCGGACGCGAGGTCCGTCTCGGGGACCTGGGTACCGTGCGCACGGGCTGGGCGGACCGGAAGGTGATCACGCGCCTCGACCGCCGCGAGGCCATCGAGCTGGAAATCCAGAAGGAAGCCGACGCCAACATCGTGGCGATGGCCGCCGCCGTGCGCGCGGCCCTCGATGGCGGCGACCGTGAGCCGGGCCTGCGCGACGGGCTCCCCGAGGGCTGGCAGCTCGACCTGGTGGCCGATCGCAGCACCTTCATCGAGGCTTCGGTGCGCGAGGTGGAGAGCACGGCCCTGCTCGGCGGTCTGCTCGCGGTGTTCGTGCTCTACTTCTTTCTCAGGCGCGCGGACATCACAGGGGTGATCGCCCTGGCGATTCCCGTCTCGGTGGCCGCCACCTTCGCACCGATGTCCCTCGGTGGCGTATCACTGAACATCATGTCGCTCGGCGGCCTGGCCCTGGGTATCGGCATGCTGGTGGACTCGGGAATCGTGGTGGTCGAGTCCATCGCGCGCTGCCGGGAAGAAGGCGACGGCATTCACCGTTCGGTGATTCGCGGCACCTCCGAGGTGGGTACGGCGGTGGTGGCCTCGACCCTGACCACCGTGGCGGTGTTCTTTCCGATGGTCTTCGTGGAAGGCGTGGCGGGACAGGTGTTCACCGACCTGGCGTTGACGGTGGTCTTCGCCCTGCTGGCCAGCTTGCTGGTCTCGGTCTTCCTCGTGCCCGCCCTGAGCGCCTGGCTGTTTCGCCTGCAGGAAGACAGGGCTTCGGGCGTACGTGTCGCCGGTCTGTTCGAGCGCGGCCGCGAGGTCCTGCGTTACCGCTCCCTGGGGCCCCTGTCGGCGCCCACTCTCCGCGGCGGCCTGCGGTGGGTGGCTGTCGGACTCGGCGCCCTGCCGCCCCTGGCCTTGCTCGGCCTACTGCTCGTCCGGGTCGGCGGACGTTTGTCGCTGCCCTGGCCGAACGCTTTTCGGGATGTGCTGATGGTGCTCGCCGTGCCGGCGGCGCTGGCTGTGCTGATCAACGCCGCCCTGCGACTGAGGGGGCCGGGAGGCCTGGCGGGAAGACTGGGCGGCGCACTGGTCGGACTGGTCACCGATCCGCTGCTGGTGGCGGTGGAAGGGGCCTGGCTGATGCTGGCCTGGGCCGTCGCCCTGGGCGCCCTGGTCGTCTCGGGCCTGGGCCGGGGCGTGGGCCGCGTGCTGAAGATCCTGCTCTGGCCCGCCCTGGCCCTCTTCGATTTCCTCTTCGGCGGCCTGCAGAGGCTCTACCCGCGGGTGCTGCGCGCCTCCCTGCGCCACCGTCCGGCCGTGCTGGCCCTGGCGGCGCTGGCCCTGGGGGCGACCGTATGGGGCGTGGGACGGCTGGACTCGGAGCTGATGCCCGAGGTGCACCAGCGGGAGTTCACCCTGGAAGTGACCCTGCCCGTGGGGACGCCGGTCGAGCAGACTCTCGAGGCGATCACCCCCGTCGAGGATTGGGCGGTGGGCGATCCCCGGGTCGACCGGGTGCTGCTCAAGGTGGGCGCCGATCCCGAAGAGGGAGACAGCTCCCCGGAGGAGGGAGAGCACACCGCCCGGATGACCCTGCACGTGGCCGCTTCGTCGCTTTCCGCGGCCCGGGCGGAAGAGGCGGTGATTGCGGATCTGCGCGAGCGGCTCGCCGACCTTCCCGACCTGGAGGCCAAGGTCACCCGCCCGGTGCTCTTCACTTTTCGTACTCCCGTCGAGGTGGAGATCGAGGCCTACGACCTGGACACGCTGCGTCTGCTGGCCGACTCGGTGCGCCGGGAACTGGAGGCCCTGCCCCAGCTCGCCGATGTGAAGACCACCGCCCGGGTGGGTTCGCCCGAGGTGCAGATCACCTACGACCGGCAGGCCCTGGTGCGCTTCGGCCTGGACGTGCGGGAAGTGGCCGACCTGGTGCGGACGAAGATCAAGGGGTCCAGCGCCACCGAGTATCGCAAGCAAGAACGGCGCATCGACGTGGTGGTACGGCTCCAGGAAGGCGACCGGGCCACCGTCCGCCAGCTCCGCAACCTGGTGGTCAATCCGGGTGATGCCGTACCCATCGCTCTTTCCGCCGTGGCGGACATTCGCATCGCGGCGGGGCCCGCCGATATCCGCCGGGTGGGGCAGCGGCGAGTGGCACTGGTGTCCGCCAACCTGGCGCAGGGGGGGCTGGGAGGGGCCAGCGAGGCGATCCGTCGCCGTCTGGCGGCCCTGGACTGGCCCGAGGGCACGAGCTGGCGGCTGGCGGGCCAGGTGCAGGAGATGCAACGCAGCACCCGCTCGCTGTGGATGGCCCTGGCCCTGTCGATCTTCCTGGTCTACGTGGTGATGGCGATCCAGTTCGAATCCATGTTGCACCCCCTGCTGATCATGATCACGGTGCCCCTGGCCCTCTTCGGCGTGGTGGTGGTTCTCGGGCTGCTGGCGGTGCCGCTGTCCGTGGTGGTCTTCCTCGGCATGATCATGCTGGCGGGCATCGTGGTGAACAACGCCATCGTGCTGGTGGACTACGTCAATACCCTGCGTGGCCGGGGAGAGGAGCTCGAGGAGGCGGTGGTGCGGGCGGGGAGTGTGCGCCTGCGCCCGATCCTGATGACCACCGCCACCACCGTGCTGGGGCTGTTGCCCATGGCCCTGGGCCTGGGAGACGGTGCGGAGATCCGCATGCCCATGGCCGTGACGGTGATCGCCGGGTTGCTGTCGAGTACGGTGCTGACCCTGGTGGTGATTCCCACCGCCTACGCGGCCCTCGAGTCCGCCCGTTCGGCCCGCTAG
- a CDS encoding efflux RND transporter permease subunit produces MSSSLLPRLSISRPVTVLMLLLALLLLGGVALLKLPVQLTPSGFDPAFMMVRVPYPGANPTEIEESILRPLEDAFYTVRGLDEISCRATGDSAMCWVQFENWVDMEETYNEVADRVERLRATEWPDDIERVFIRRHNPNSRPVMNIGVKLPDDLDDPHWLLTRRIVAPLERVAGVAQVDLEGVEEKQIFIEPDREAMEAQNISMRDLVTSLRRANFSLSSGEIYDGGHKLLVRSVARFRSADEIARIPIRADGLTLSEIARVRYAHPEKDRGSRLDGREAAIVEVYKESEANTVAVSRAVREELERIFRDEPQLSGGAGFDVLFDQGEVIRGSIDQLRDTGLIGAFFALIILYLFLRRLRVTLLITLAIPTSLLAALVVMYFAGASINLITMMGMIICTGMLVDNAVVVVENIDRLRREGLSVREAALRGASEISLALTMATITTVAVFLPMVLMSREGMMRFMLTKLSLPVFVAIVASLFVALLFIPLAASRLVREEASRRESVVERAVGALYRVLVEPLHRLYLFALRQTLQRRGLALVVVLITAGATWWPWSQVQVDMRGRHQQGGRQITFFFNLPNSYGLEQADGWFREVEALFAKERERLAIRHVQTRFWNNRGMLRVTLKDTRESDVTVEEAIAGLKAVVPERPGVKMYVNWQRGSGNDASINVEVYGEDTATLARIAEEAERRLRRLEGLVSVEPDLENALEEVRIRINREQALRYGVQPEVVSGNVAAALRGQRLPRFRSGEKEIEISVKYPEEDRRGVGKLAALRLHTASGRRIPLDALAELSISRGFGDIQRKNRRTTLGIKLNTTRENVGDLRAQVQEVMDSLALPRGYEWGWGSSRRWEKQENSNMMLALLLSFAFIYLIMGFLFESFLLPLSVMPSIVLSWIGVFWLLWVTSSKLDMMAAIGLILLAGVVVNNGIVLVDLIGRFRRQGMGREQAILEAGRLRFRPILMTALTTIMGMLPMAFGKANFVGIPYASLGKTFVGGLLSSTTLTLVVVPLFYTFFDDIAAALGRLLTGRPAAAEARAELTEG; encoded by the coding sequence GTGAGTTCTTCGCTGCTGCCGCGTCTGTCGATAAGCCGCCCCGTGACGGTGCTGATGCTCCTGCTGGCGTTGTTGCTCCTGGGGGGGGTGGCCTTGCTGAAGCTGCCCGTGCAGCTCACCCCTTCGGGCTTCGATCCGGCCTTCATGATGGTGCGGGTGCCCTACCCCGGCGCCAACCCCACGGAAATCGAAGAGAGCATCCTCCGGCCCCTCGAAGACGCCTTCTACACCGTGCGCGGACTGGACGAGATCTCCTGCCGGGCGACGGGCGACTCGGCCATGTGCTGGGTGCAGTTCGAGAACTGGGTCGACATGGAGGAGACCTACAACGAGGTCGCCGACCGGGTCGAGCGCCTGCGAGCCACCGAGTGGCCCGACGACATCGAGCGGGTGTTCATCCGCCGCCACAACCCCAACAGCCGGCCGGTGATGAACATCGGCGTCAAGCTTCCCGACGATCTCGACGACCCCCACTGGCTGCTGACCCGGCGCATCGTCGCTCCCCTCGAGCGGGTCGCGGGTGTGGCCCAGGTGGATCTCGAGGGAGTCGAAGAAAAGCAGATTTTCATCGAGCCCGACCGGGAGGCGATGGAAGCCCAGAACATCTCCATGCGCGACCTGGTGACGTCTTTGCGCCGGGCCAATTTTTCGCTCTCCTCGGGAGAGATCTACGACGGGGGACACAAGCTGCTGGTGCGCTCGGTGGCCCGCTTCCGCAGTGCCGACGAGATCGCCCGGATTCCGATTCGGGCCGACGGCCTGACGCTCTCGGAAATCGCCCGGGTTCGCTACGCCCACCCGGAGAAGGACCGGGGTTCGCGCCTCGACGGGCGGGAAGCGGCCATCGTGGAGGTCTACAAGGAAAGTGAGGCGAACACCGTCGCGGTCAGTCGGGCGGTGCGGGAAGAACTGGAGCGGATTTTCCGTGACGAGCCCCAGCTCTCCGGCGGAGCCGGCTTCGATGTCCTCTTCGACCAGGGGGAGGTGATTCGCGGCTCGATCGATCAGCTCCGGGACACGGGTCTGATCGGCGCCTTCTTCGCCCTGATCATCCTCTACCTTTTTCTGCGACGCCTGCGGGTGACCCTGCTGATCACGCTGGCCATTCCTACCAGCCTGTTGGCGGCGCTGGTGGTGATGTATTTCGCCGGGGCGAGTATCAACCTGATCACGATGATGGGGATGATCATCTGCACCGGGATGCTGGTGGACAACGCCGTGGTGGTGGTGGAGAACATCGACCGTCTGCGCCGTGAAGGGCTCAGCGTACGCGAGGCGGCCTTGCGTGGAGCGTCGGAGATCTCCCTGGCCCTGACCATGGCGACGATCACCACCGTGGCGGTATTCCTGCCGATGGTGCTGATGAGCCGGGAGGGCATGATGCGCTTCATGCTCACCAAGCTCTCCCTGCCGGTCTTCGTGGCGATCGTCGCGTCCCTCTTCGTGGCCCTGCTGTTCATCCCGCTGGCGGCCTCCCGCCTGGTGCGGGAGGAGGCCTCTCGACGGGAGAGCGTGGTGGAACGGGCTGTCGGGGCTCTCTACCGGGTCCTGGTCGAGCCCCTGCACCGCCTCTACCTTTTCGCCCTGCGCCAGACCCTCCAGCGTCGTGGCCTGGCCCTGGTGGTGGTGCTGATCACCGCGGGGGCGACCTGGTGGCCCTGGAGCCAGGTCCAGGTGGACATGCGCGGCCGACACCAGCAGGGCGGCCGGCAGATCACTTTCTTCTTCAACCTGCCCAACAGCTATGGTCTCGAGCAGGCCGACGGCTGGTTCCGGGAGGTCGAAGCACTCTTCGCCAAGGAGCGGGAACGCCTGGCGATCCGCCACGTGCAGACACGTTTCTGGAACAATCGGGGCATGCTGCGAGTGACTTTGAAGGACACCCGCGAAAGCGACGTCACCGTCGAGGAGGCGATTGCCGGGCTCAAGGCGGTGGTGCCCGAACGACCGGGCGTGAAGATGTACGTCAACTGGCAACGAGGTTCGGGAAACGACGCCTCGATCAATGTGGAGGTCTACGGTGAGGACACGGCGACCCTGGCCCGGATCGCCGAGGAAGCCGAGCGCCGCCTGCGCCGTCTCGAAGGCCTGGTCTCGGTGGAGCCGGACCTCGAGAACGCCCTCGAGGAAGTCCGCATCCGCATCAACCGGGAGCAAGCGCTGCGCTACGGCGTGCAGCCCGAGGTGGTCTCGGGCAACGTGGCCGCGGCCCTGCGGGGGCAGCGGCTCCCCCGCTTCCGCAGCGGCGAGAAAGAGATCGAGATCAGCGTCAAGTACCCGGAGGAAGATCGCCGGGGCGTGGGCAAGCTGGCCGCCCTGCGCCTGCACACGGCTTCCGGCCGGCGCATTCCCCTCGATGCCCTGGCCGAGCTGTCCATCAGCCGCGGTTTCGGTGACATCCAGCGCAAGAACCGCCGCACGACCCTGGGAATCAAGCTCAACACCACCCGGGAGAACGTCGGTGATCTGCGCGCCCAGGTGCAGGAGGTGATGGATTCCCTGGCTCTTCCCCGGGGCTACGAGTGGGGCTGGGGGTCGTCGCGACGCTGGGAGAAGCAGGAAAACTCCAACATGATGCTGGCGCTCCTGCTGTCTTTCGCCTTCATCTACCTGATCATGGGTTTTCTTTTCGAGAGTTTTCTGTTGCCCCTGTCCGTGATGCCGTCGATCGTGCTGAGCTGGATCGGTGTGTTCTGGCTGCTGTGGGTCACGAGCTCCAAGCTGGACATGATGGCCGCCATCGGCCTGATTCTTCTGGCCGGGGTGGTGGTCAACAACGGCATCGTACTGGTGGACCTGATCGGCCGCTTCCGCCGCCAGGGCATGGGTCGGGAGCAGGCGATTCTCGAAGCGGGTCGCCTGCGTTTCCGACCGATCCTGATGACCGCCCTGACGACCATCATGGGCATGTTGCCCATGGCCTTCGGCAAGGCGAATTTCGTCGGCATCCCTTACGCCAGCCTGGGCAAGACCTTCGTCGGCGGGCTGCTTTCTTCGACGACCTTGACCCTGGTGGTGGTGCCGTTGTTCTATACGTTTTTCGATGACATCGCCGCGGCCCTGGGACGGCTGCTGACCGGGCGCCCGGCGGCGGCGGAAGCCCGGGCCGAACTGACCGAGGGATAG